A genomic stretch from Myripristis murdjan chromosome 12, fMyrMur1.1, whole genome shotgun sequence includes:
- the zgc:162472 gene encoding transcription factor TFIIIB component B'' homolog, whose amino-acid sequence MLRRSRISVRPNVSVAGRTGALTTPQDAPPQNQGASDIPAEGNEEHTATAETKEPTVEPSGAAAGDTNDENGEGVSSSAAVQRRKRFSVKPKVAPRTWTSVRTPKSSVKAASEAQAPGPDPDKPTTSSQKETTVAQELQSQGRQKPSGESRQPKMQPTLSSPPPPSPTAVSPAEDTAEEAPLPSDKGKKSESSQARDVPPKPPDKIPPSLPEKEALEISERAETLVSRSSKSGSHLPAPRMSLSRLLNDPVDLQRLAKARKLRELLRHEMDKEKKLKKDKARQKEYILDPAKMTMRDLIYYLPNSNPMTSYLEDTGRENETEIPPSVAREKSPERAQEPEILPETASQTMEDEEEVEAEEEKDQPLMAPRVKVAEDGSLIIDEESLTVEVQRSEGANPVEERDTVFERGTTTTYSSFRKGTYTKPWSSEETDMFFVAVSMVGTDFSMICQLFPHRARSEIKNKFKKEERENAWRIDKAFKERRKLDIEYFSKLLEKILEVQNSKSKKPKSPSEKKPPTKKRNRKAKEKKAKRKLSDVEEEDEEGATPYLEEVEGEKENEDISNEGGTPASTPKRKYKRKKGEESSPNKPNDKKMARAEKNKEQGEAHTPEDVEAALPEDQTNLNMSEDTEPAKATKGTTIKPAQLSRGRAPKPLLPLGRKWGRKCQVPNTKPNVGATDAAQESLGDEASKGEVCKDASPSRPAKERKLENDDTSSDGEGDSAVKPLKPTRYGRMPKPIQHLNYPAKEDTHSKASETTCGSAYPEGPSTTTAKPKPKCQAKKARSSKAQVAQEPKKSKLVTLRASQSEYSDDEDGDQTEANEMEEEQHHPSCSSKDSSAPVFVPVSLRSPQPVVSEVEETMEELDILVNVPDVLGISQDALCPDASCKQAQDETGTAGPCEHQLDLLVDVIDFLSSDQGEGTEEESYNEAAQTLLTIGNLAHLSQPAQSHTSTQDHTTGTATASGNETCSQDPQEDIVSKPVAHVQNSTAVTETSDCTVTEATEIVEQEKPECSTTHEDPLSQTDDVQNNATMTVTSDCRVTEPTQTVEEEERESSITDQDPSSQTGDKPIIKASDSTYSKQEIAANVECASQAELSSDVSEQNSQQTRRRRLSKVKPKPNLGRASGIARSKKEAMTSPVSTVKESHTVAPELSGVTQSLSVADESTSEIADSGTASLIFDSASAEFMAEPSVTQEKAVDEEFAPQVESHSTISDQQSLQNKTKMKPNLGRDTRNAKPQSVSADEKLKSLVETSESSCINPGTSYAAVKEAQVSPRSNIVDPVPVQESSDHPAATIAATEELSKIQQEESGDGSTCQTRITTRRQFCKVKPKPNLRKTPRTVQSESQPKEDSVTHFKPTENPSSPTCSPKSTVNTVAQLEPQPACSTTPHAEPPLSTGPASDLTPSLGINHPQKPTEEIFTGEETKAEVGPAYQVDSSSECLERDVRRRRFPKVKPKPNVGPSTRTAQSKQAYIGRSSDTISKKTPMTDSTSQGEVKTTEKASEHLTSPHCLLNREHLSSISSGEPGPERSMENTTPQSRSPDDVVMKTSGLTQDQVLLTDSVPETLSSDESTIQVEPPGKCASSQDKVEAGASPQMGCNLRTSTQTAGSNYQTRDDAPAMSESQSSEDGSTPSKDASEQTTNAQSKPVPTENPQQPCSESSDVVRVDDSLFKDQDVFQRNLYENTETTQTVQDNFQAAQCAGGSESEPLDSNKSLGNALQTCRATPPKSNLGCSHPCQHPQPVQNTTHLQPDSGTCVQVLQDAAPHRLDSNVQEPAEGADDLSNAVSLDCVTHIPIKSTQGAASSSTSGTQSYPDLTTHLEVLSEQAPSDPEEPFFILSLTEIPFFPSGEEVGSVSEPLPCVSVSEAPAQPQSSVLAASGGSLAGSCSAPVPVSMEEGGRRDFTSVMHVESALTTCTDSITKKPVDQHGTDPEVQPSKLPETDENSEIDVPSKKRRLDTGRRAKLQVKPNTSRKKQAHRTLTAEEAEVSKQTNTIPESDLRCPPAQAETLDATARAGEEALAEPQKGTSGCLETGKDTPSRGCDTEDRSPEVQTQASHQTTQPPVTSTRNRKPRGFLSILSESTAPSGQPQRVKTGSRAPKVKTSCTGRKRAAPEAVTSTALLEDCHSTAATPTTSAQAEEDIPQSAEGRLSCPDPGPSTSLCVAQAPAAQQCDSVENTFAEEEPTCVTQYFLSNIFTEVDEG is encoded by the exons ATGCTTCGCAGATCAAGGATAAGTGTCCGGCCCAATGTCAGTGTGGCAGGGAGAACCGGGGCCCTGACAACGCCTCAGGATGCCCCACCACAGAATCAGGGGGCCAGTGACATCCCGGCAGAAGGAAACGAGGAGCATACCGCCACTGCTGAGACAAAAGAACCCACTGTGGAACCATcaggagcagctgcagg agaCACTAATGATGAAAATGGTGAAGGCGTTAGCTCCTCAGCTGCAGTCCAGAGGAGAAAACGGTTCTCTGTCAAGCCCAAAGTGGCCCCACGCACCTGGACCTCTGTCCGGACACCAAAGTCTTCTGTCAAGGCAGCCTCGGAGGCCCAGGCCCCTGGTCCAGACCCTGATAAGCCAACTACATCCAGCCAGAAAGAGACTACAGTCGCTCAGGAACTTCAGTCCCAGGGTCGACAGAAGCCTTCTGGAGAGAGCAGACAGCCCAAGATGCAGcccaccctctcctcccctccccctccaagCCCCACAGCCGTCTCTCCAGCTGAGGACACGGCAGAAGAAGCCCCACTGCCGTCAGACAAAGGCAAAAAATCAGAAAGCAGCCAAGCCAGAGATGTTCCTCCCAAACCACCAGACAAAATCCCCCCCTCTCTACCAGAGAAAGAGGCTTTAGAGATATCAGAGAGAGCTGAGACTCTAGTGTCCAGGTCCTCCAAGAGTGGATCCCACCTGCCAGCACCCAGAATGTCCTTGAGCAGACTCCTGAACGACCCAGTGGATTTACAGAGGTTGGCAAAGGCCCGTAAGCTCAGGGAGCTGCTCAGGCATGAGATGGACAAAGAGAAG AAACTCAAGAAGGATAAGGCACGTCAAAAGGAATATATATTAGACCCTGCCAAAATGACCATGAGAGACCTCATCTATTATCTACCAAACTCCAACCCCATGAC GTCCTATTTAGAAGACACAGGGCGGGAAAATGAGACTGAAATCCCTCCCTCTGTGGCCAGAGAGAA ATCACCCGAGCGAGCCCAGGAACCTGAGATCCTCCCGGAGACAGCAAGCCAGACgatggaggatgaggaggaagtggaggcagaagaagagaaggatCAGCCACTGATGGCTCCTCGGGTGAAGGTGGCAGAGGACGGCTCACTGATCATCGATGAGGAGAG CTTGACCGTGGAGGTCCAGCGATCGGAAGGTGCAAACCCAGTGGAGGAAAGAGACACCGTCTTTGAGCGCGGCACCACTACAACTTACTCAAGCTTCAGGAAAGGGACCTACACCAAGCCTTGGTCTAGCGAAG AGACGGACATGTTCTTCGTGGCCGTCAGCATGGTGGGGACAGACTTCTCCATGATTTGCCAGCTGTTTCCGCACAGAGCTCGATCAGAGATCAAG AACAAGTTTAAAAAGGAGGAGCGAGAGAATGCCTGGAGGATTGATAAGGCTTTCA AAGAGAGGCGGAAACTGGATATTGAGTATTTTTCCAAGCTGCTAGAGAAGATACTGGAAGTTCAGAACAGCAAGAGTAAGAAACCCAAGTCTCCCAGTGAGAAGAAGCCACCCACCAAAAAGCGCAACAGGAAGGCAAAGG AAAAGAAAGCTAAGAGAAAGCTGAGTGatgtggaagaggaggatgaagagggtgCCACTCCTTATTTGGAAgaagtggagggagagaaagagaatgaggacATCTCTAATGAGGGAGGGACCCCTGCTTCCACCCCTAAGaggaaatacaaaagaaaaaaaggagaggagtcTTCACCTAACAAACCAAATGACAAGAAGATGGCAAGAGCTGAAAAGAACAAGGAACAAG gagaggcacacacacctgaagatGTGGAGGCAGCACTGCCAGAGGATCAGACAAATCTGAACAT GTCTGAAGACACTGAACCCGCGAAAGCAACCAAGGGCACTACAATCAAGCCAGCTCAGCTTTCACGAGGGAGAGCACCAAAGCCGCTCCTGCCACTAGGGCGGAAGTGGGGGAGAAAATGTCAGGTACCCAACACAAAGCCCAACGTCGGTGCCACAGATGCAGCGCAAGAGAGCTTGGGTGACGAGGCCTCGAAAGGAGAG GTTTGTAAAGATGCATCACCGTCAAGACCCGCAAAGGAGAGGAAGTTAGAGAATGATGACACTTCATCTGATGGTGAAGGAGACTCTGCTGTTAAACCTCTGAAACCTACCAG GTATGGAAGAATGCCCAAACCCATTCAGCACTTGAATTACCCTGCCAAGGAGGACACACACTCCAAAGCATCTGAAACCACTTGTGGCTCTGCCTACCCAGAGGGGCCCAGCACCACTACTGCCAAGCCTAAACCCAAGTGCCAGGCAAAGAAGGCCAGATCATCAAAGGCCCAAGTAGCTCAAGAGCCCAAGAAATCAAAACTGGTCACCCTCAGGGCTTCTCAGTCTGAatacagtgatgatgaggatggaGACCAGACGGAGGCAaatgagatggaggaagagcagCATCATCCCTCGTGCTCCAGTAAGGACAGTAGTGCccctgtgtttgtgcctgtcaGCCTGCGCTCCCCGCAGCCTGTGGTGTCAGAGGTGGAAGAGACTATGGAGGAG CTTGATATCTTGGTCAATGTGCCTGATGTGCTGGGCATCTCCCAAGATGCACTCTGTCCTGATGCTTCATGCAAGCAGGCACAAGATGAGACAGGCACAGCTGGGCCCTGTGAGCATCAGTTGGACCTGCTGGTT GATGTTATAGACTTCCTTTCTTCAGACCAGGGAGAAG GAACTGAGGAAGAGAGTTACAATGAGGCTGCTCAGACCCTGTTGACCATTGGCAACCTGGCACATCTCTCTCAGCCAGCACAGAGTCATACATCTACACAAGATCATACAACAG GGACTGCTACAGCCAGTGGAAATGAAACATGCAGCCAAGACCCACAAGAAGACATTGTATCAAAGCCTGTTGCCCACGTACAGAACAGCACCGCTGTGACTGAAACTTCAGACTGTACAGTCACAGAAGCAACAGAGATTGTTGAACAAGAGAAACCAGAATGCAGCACAACACACGAAGACCCGTTATCTCAGACTGATGATGTACAAAACAATGCTACTATGACTGTAACCTCAGACTGTAGAGTCACAGAACCAACACAGACTGTTGAAGAAGAAGAACGAGAAAGCAGCATAACAGACCAAGACCCATCATCTCAGACTGGCGACAAACCCATTATTAAAGCCAGTGATTCAACATACAGCAAACAAGAGATTGCTGCCAATGTAGAATGTGCCTCTCAAGCAGAGTTGAGCTCAGATGTCTCAGAGCAAAATTCCCAACAGACCCGGAGAAGACGCTTATCCAAGGTGAAACCCAAACCCAACCTTGGCCGAGCCTCTGGAATTGCACGGTCAAAAAAGGAGGCCATGACGTCACCTGTTAGCACAGTTAAGGAGAGCCACACAGTTGCTCCAGAGCTTTCTGGAGTCACTCAGTCACTATCAGTTGCTGATGAATCGACCTCAGAAATAGCTGACTCTGGTACAGCATCCTTAATTTTTGACAGTGCCTCTGCTGAATTCATGGCAGAACCATCTGTCACTCAGGAGAAGGCGGTTGATGAAGAATTTGCTCCTCAAGTAGAATCTCACTCTACGATATCAGATCAACAgtctttacaaaataaaaccaaaatgaaaccTAATTTGGGAAGGGACACCAGAAATGCAAAGCCACAATCAGTGAGTGCagatgaaaaactgaaatcacttgttgaaacaagtgaaagtagTTGTATTAATCCAGGGACATCGTACGCAGCTGTCAAAGAAGCACAAGTTAGTCCACGGTCAAACATAGTAGATCCTGTCCCAGTACAAGAGAGCAGTGATCATCCTGCTGCCACTATTGCAGCCACAGAGGAGCTGTCTAAGATTCAGCAAGAGGAGAGTGGAGATGGATCCACATGTCAGACTAGGATTACAACTAGGAGGCAATTCTGTAAAGTCAAACCTAAACCAAACTTAAGAAAGACACCTAGAACTGTACAGTCAGAATCACAACCCAAAGAAGATAGTGTCACACATTTCAAGCCTACAGAGAATCCTTCAAGCCCAACTTGTAGCCCTAAGTCAACTGTGAACACAGTGGCACAGTTGGAGCCACAACCAGCTTGCAGCACTACCCCTCATGCAGAACCACCGCTAAGCACTGGTCCTGCTTCAGATTTAACACCATCTCTGGGAATAAACCATCCTCAAAAACCCACAGAGGAAATCTTCACTGGTGAGGAGACAAAGGCTGAAGTTGGACCTGCTTATCAGGTAGACTCAAGCTCAGAGTGCTTAGAGCGGGATGTAAGAAGGAGACGTTTTCCTAAGGTCAAACCCAAACCCAATGTAGGACCCTCCACAAGAACTGCACAGTCAAAACAAGCCTATATAGGCAGATCTTCAGATACAATCTcaaaaaaaacacccatgaCAGATAGTACCTCACAAGGTGAAGTGAAAACTACAGAAAAGGCCAGTGAGCATTTGACATCACCACATTGTTTGTTGAACAGAGAACATCTTAGCTCAATAAGCTCTGGAGAACCAGGACCAGAAAGGTCAATGGAGAACACTACTCCCCAGAGTAGGTCCCCTGATGATGTAGTCATGAAAACATCGGGGCTTACTCAAGATCAAGTCCTATTGACAGACTCTGTTCCTGAAACTCTGAGTAGTGATGAATCCACAATTCAGGTGGAACCCCCAGGGAAGTGTGCCTCCAGTCAGGACAAGGTGGAAGCTGGAGCTTCTCCACAGATGGGCTGCAACCTGAGAACGTCCACCCAAACTGCAGGCTCAAATTACCAAACCAGAGATGATGCACCTGCAATGTCAGAGTCCCAGTCCTCAGAAGATGGCTCCACACCATCAAAAGATGCATCTGAACAGACTACTAATGCACAGTCCAAACCAGTGCCAACAGAAAACCCCCAGCAGCCATGTTCAGAGAGCTCAGATGTCGTCCGTGTGGATGACTCATTGTTTAAGGATCAAGATGTGTTCCAGAGGAACCtttatgaaaacactgaaactacTCAAACAGTCCAGGATAATTTCCAAGCTGCCCAGTG TGCTGGTGGTAGTGAGTCAGAGCCACTGGACTCTAACAAGTCCTTAGGAAATGCTCTTCAGACTTGTAGAGCCACACCTCCCAAATCGAACCTGGGATGCAGCCATCCGTGCCAGCACCCGCAGCCAGTACAGAACACAACGCACCTCCAACCAG ATTCCGGTACATGTGTACAGGTTCTGCAGGACGCTGCTCCTCACAGACTTGACTCCAACGTCCAGGAaccagcagagggagctgaTGATCTAAGCAATGCTGTGTCTTTGGACTGTGTGACACACATACCTATAAAATCCACCCAG GGTGCAGCTTCTTCCAGTACAAGCGGGACCCAAAGTTACCCAGACCTCACAACACATCTAGAAG TCCTGTCGGAGCAAGCCCCTTCAGATCCAGAGGAGCCgtttttcatcctctctctgactGAGATTCCATTTTTCCCATCAGGGGAGGAGGTGGGCAGTGTATCTGAGCCTCTCCCTTGTGTTTCAGTCTCAGAAGCACCAGCACAACCACAGAG CAGTGTTCTCGCTGCTTCTGGAGGAAGTTTGGCAGGCTCCTGTAGTGCTCCTGTGCCTGTTTCCATGGAGGAGGGTGGACGGAGAGACTTCACTAGTGTAATGCATGTTGAGTCTGCTCTAACTACATGCACA GATTCAATCACAAAGAAGCCAGTGGATCAGCATG GAACAGATCCTGAAGTTCAGCCATCCAAGTTACCAGAGACTGATGAGAACAGTGAGATTGATGTTCCCTCTAAAAAGCGGAGACTCGACACAGGAAGAAGAG CCAAACTTCAGGTGAAGCCCAATACATCAAGGAAGAAACAAGCCCACAGGACTCTCACTGCCGAGGAAGCAGAAGTGagtaagcaaacaaacaccatCCCAGAATCAGACCTTCGCTGCCCGCCAGCACAAGCAGAAACACTTGATGCAACAGCAAGAGCAGGAGAAGAGGCCCTGGCTGAACCACAGAAAGGAACCAGCGGTTGTCTGGAAACTGGAAAGGACACACCCAGTCGAGGTTGTGACACGGAGGATCGTAGTCCAGAAGTACAAACCCAGGCTTCCCACCAGACCACACAGCCACCTGTGACCAGCACTCGTAATAG AAAACCCAGAGGATTCCTGTCCATCCTCTCGGAAAGCACTGCTCCTTCAGGACAACCTCAGCGTGTTAAAACGGGCTCGCGGGCGCCTAAGGTCAAAACCTCATGTACAGGAAGAAAACGAGCTGCCCCAGAGGCTGTAACCTCAACAGCGCTGCTGGAGGACTGTCACTCAACAGCTGCTACCCCAACAACATCTGCACAAGCTGAAGAGGACATCCCACAGAGCGCTGAGGGCCGGCTGTCATGCCCAGACCCAGGGCCCAGCACCTCTCTCTGTGTAGCTCAG GCACCAGCTGCTCAGCAGTGTGACTCGGTGGAAAACACCTTTGCAGAAGAGGAGCCTACCTGTGTAACTCAGTACTTCTTAAGCAACATTTTCACAGAAGTGGATGAAGGATGA